The following are from one region of the Populus trichocarpa isolate Nisqually-1 chromosome 8, P.trichocarpa_v4.1, whole genome shotgun sequence genome:
- the LOC18109410 gene encoding probable LRR receptor-like serine/threonine-protein kinase At3g47570 — protein MTSRVVFWPFFGIYTFLLLSFPGLQVPCFSAEATARIAKNETDQLALVEFKTHITNDPLGVLRSWNNSIHFCQWHGVLCGRRHQRVIALDLGSYKLAGYISPHVGNLSFLRLLDLRNNSLSQEIPPELGNLSRLKYLYLNNNSLSGEIPSNVSFCFNLIHFLVNWNRLVGKIPAEFATLSKLEMFFIHANNLTGGIPITFGNLTSLQRFSATQNYIGGSIPATIGKLASLTHIALSGNRLSGSIPPSFFNLSSIIAFDIAYNQLEGTLPSNLGITLPNLQTLGLSANQFTGSIPFTISNATNLEYLASNDNRHTGSVPTLERLNRLGFLSLTSNHLGSGRTSDLDFLRSLLNATYLEILALNDNNFGGIFPEFIGNFTWLTILFLDGNRISGSIPNGIQNLLALEIMELWENQISGGIPPEIGHLQQLDRLRLSGNRLSGNIPSSLGNLTSLTSLYLGQNNLQGSIPSSLGLCENLLELDLSQNNLSGTIPKELVSLSALSIFMNLSHNFLNGYLPQEVGNLKNLGALDVSDNMLSGKIPTSLGSCVTLEILRMQRNFLSGELPSSLRSLKGIRMLDLSRNNLTGQLPKFLEQFDLQYLNLSFNDFDGEMLLQGVFKNASVVSVEGNSRLCGGVPELQLPPCKFQNSTKGRLALKFKIIISVVFGVLGVTTLLSTLYFCWLRKKGKGPDLSNSENSTLRLSYQSLVAATDGFSSAHLIGEGSFGSVYKGVIDELGTTVAIKVLNLLRRGAPKSFAAECEALRNIRHRNLVKILTACSGVDYKGNDFKALIYEFMVNGSLEKWLHPTPITDEVNEAPRSLNLLQRLNIAIDVASALEYLHKDCQPPVVHCDLKPSNILLDEDMTAHVGDFGIARILPEAAMDLSNNVTSSIGVRGTTGYTAPEYGMGNEVSTYGDVYSYGVLLLEMFTGKRPTNDMFKDSLSLSRFVKAALPMQVLEIADPILVQEVEGKTSVNTPHGHRRESGRRIQECLASIFTIGVACSEEIPRERKGISNVVTELHSIRNKL, from the exons ATGACCTCAAGAGTAGTATTCTGGCCATTCTTTGGCATATATACTTTTCTGCTTTTGTCTTTTCCTGGCTTGCAGGTTCCTTGCTTTTCTGCTGAAGCCACCGCTAGGATTGCCAAGAATGAGACAGATCAACTGGCTCTGGTTGAATTCAAGACCCATATAACCAATGACCCTCTTGGTGTTTTGAGATCGTGGAATAACTCAATACATTTCTGCCAATGGCATGGCGTTCTTTGCGGTCGCCGGCATCAAAGGGTCATAGCATTGGATTTAGGGTCCTATAAACTAGCCGGGTACATATCACCTCATGTCGGAAATTTAAGCTTCTTGAGACTATTAGATCTAAGAAACAATAGTCTTAGCCAAGAAATACCACCTGAATTAGGCAATTTATCAAGGCTAAAATACTTGTATCTAAATAACAATTCGCTCAGTGGCGAAATTCCTTCCAATGTTTCCTTTTGCTTCAACCTCATTCACTTTCTTGTTAATTGGAACCGGCTGGTAGGGAAAATTCCTGCTGAGTTTGCTACCTTGTCAAAGCTTGAGATGTTTTTCATTCATGCCAACAATCTCACAGGAGGAATCCCTATCACATTTGGTAACTTGACATCTCTTCAGAGATTTTCTGCCACTCAAAATTATATCGGCGGTAGTATCCCTGCTACTATTGGAAAACTGGCAAGTCTCACACATATCGCTCTGAGTGGTAATAGGTTGTCAGGTTCAATCCCTCCTTCATTCTTCAATCTCTCTTCTATCATAGCTTTTGATATTGCATACAATCAACTTGAAGGAACTCTTCCTTCAAACTTAGGCATCACTCTTCCCAATCTGCAAACTCTTGGCCTTAGTGCTAACCAATTTACTGGCTCTATTCCTTTTACAATATCTAATGCAACAAATCTGGAATACCTTGCAAGCAACGACAACAGACATACTGGATCAGTACCTACTTTAGAAAGGTTGAATAGGCTAGGGTTCTTAAGCTTAACCTCCAACCATCTTGGAAGTGGAAGAACTAGTGATTTGGACTTTTTGCGGTCTTTGCTCAATGCCACTTACTTAGAGATCTTGGCTCTAAATGATAACAACTTTGGTGGGATATTTCCTGAATTTATTGGGAACTTCACTTGGCTTACAATTTTGTTTCTAGATGGCAATAGAATATCTGGAAGCATCCCAAATGGGATACAGAATCTGTTAGCT CTGGAAATAATGGAGCTGTGGGAGAACCAAATATCAGGTGGTATCCCCCCTGAGATTGGACATCTTCAACAGCTAGATAGGCTAAGGCTGTCGGGAAACAGATTATCAGGTAACATTCCGTCCTCTCTAGGAAATCTGACTAGTTTAACTTCTCTTTATTTAGGACAAAATAATCTCCAAGGTAGTATCCCCTCAAGTTTAGGCTTATGCGAGAATTTGCTTGAATTGGATCTTTCTCAAAACAATCTGAGTGGCACCATACCCAAAGAACTTGTCAGCCTCTCAGCGTTATccatttttatgaatttgtctCACAACTTCTTGAATGGTTACCTTCCACAAGAAGTTGGAAATTTGAAAAACTTAGGTGCTTTGGATGTCTCTGATAACATGTTATCTGGTAAAATTCCTACAAGTCTTGGCAGCTGCGTTACATTGGAAATCCTACGCATGCAAAGAAACTTCTTATCAGGGGAATTGCCTTCATCTTTGAGGTCTTTGAAAGGCATTCGGATGTTAGATCTTTCTCGCAACAATTTAACAGGCCAGCTCCCAAAATTTCTCGAGCAGTTCGACTTGCAGTACTTGAATCTGTCTTTCAATGATTTCGATGGTGAGATGCTCCTACAAGGTGTCTTCAAGAATGCAAGCGTGGTTTCGGTAGAAGGGAACAGTAGGCTCTGTGGGGGTGTTCCAGAACTACAGTTACCGCCTTGCAAGTTTCAGAATTCCACTAAAGGGAGGCTGGCCCTTAAGTTCAAGATAATAATCTCTGTTGTGTTTGGGGTCCTAGGAGTAACTACTCTGTTGTCTACACTATACTTCTGTTGGTTAAGGAAGAAAGGAAAGGGACCTGACTTGAGCAATTCAGAAAACTCGACTTTGCGACTTTCTTATCAAAGTCTCGTTGCCGCTACTGATGGGTTTTCTTCAGCTCATTTGATTGGAGAAGGCAGCTTTGGGTCTGTGTATAAAGGAGTGATCGACGAGTTGGGAACTACAGTTGCCATCAAAGTACTCAACCTTCTTCGACGAGGAGCTCCCAAGAGTTTTGCAGCCGAGTGTGAGGCCTTAAGAAACATAAGGCATCGCAACCTTGTCAAGATACTGACAGCATGTTCTGGTGTTGATTACAAAGGTAATGACTTCAAGGCTTTGATTTATGAGTTTATGGTCAATGGCAGCCTAGAGAAGTGGCTACATCCAACTCCCATAACAGATGAGGTGAATGAGGCACCAAGGAGCTTAAATCTTCTTCAGAGACTAAACATTGCGATTGATGTTGCTTCTGCACTGGAATATCTTCACAAAGACTGTCAACCACCTGTAGTTCATTGTGATCTCAAACCAAGCAATATTCTTCTAGATGAGGATATGACTGCACATGTTGGTGACTTTGGAATAGCCAGAATCCTTCCAGAAGCAGCCATGGACTTGTCCAATAATGTGACCAGTTCTATTGGAGTAAGAGGAACTACGGGATATACAGCTCCAG AATATGGTATGGGAAATGAGGTGTCAACATATGGTGATGTTTACAGCTACGGAGTCCTTCTTTTGGAGATGTTCACTGGAAAGAGACCTACAAATGACATGTTCAAAGACAGTTTGAGCCTTAGTAGGTTTGTTAAGGCAGCTCTGCCTATGCAAGTCTTAGAAATTGCAGATCCAATACTTGTTCAAGAAGTGGAAGGAAAGACTAGTGTAAACACTCCTCACGGTCACAGAAGAGAAAGTGGTCGCAGAATTCAGGAGTGCTTGGCTTCAATATTTACAATCGGAGTTGCTTGTTCTGAGGAAATtccaagagaaagaaagggcATCAGTAATGTTGTTACTGAACTGCATTCAATCAGAAACAAACTCTGA